TGGGGTCGGTCGCCCGGGCCACCTGTCGGGTGACCAGGCTGAAGGCGGTGAAGTTCACTGCCACCAGCAAGGGCAGCAGCGCGGGCAGGCCGACGGCGGCAAAGCTGGGCTGGATCACCAGCAGCGTGCCGGCGAACCCGACCGCCACGGCAGCGATGCGGCGCGGGCCGATTTCCTCGTTCAGGAACAGCCGCCCGGCGATCAGGGTCAGGAAGGGCATGACAAAGGCAATGGCGATGGCATCGGCCAGCGGCAGGTAGCGCAGCGAGACGATCATGAAATAGACGCCGCCCATATGCAGCACGGTGCGCAGCAGGGTCAGGCGCATGGGGCGGCCGCGTGCCGGCCAGGGCTTGCGCAGCAGAATTGCCAGCGGCAGCAACAGCAGCGCCTGCAATGCGAACCGAAACAACAGGATCATGGCCGAGGTCATCTCGGCCCCCAGGATCTTGACCACCGCGTCGGCGCAGGGCGCGACGACGCAGAAGGCGGACATAAGGGTGATGCCCAACAAGGGGTTGTCGCGATGCGGTGTTTCCATGGCGCGACGCTAGGTGCGCGCGGGGGAACTGTCCATGGCCGGCGTGACGGGACCGGTGCAGGGCAATGGCGCCTGTGCAGCAAGGGGGGGGCGGGCCCCCGGTTTGGGGACCCGGCCGGGCGGCGGGGCGTCAGGCCCTTGCGGCGCCCTGCAAAAGTTCGATGCAAAGATCCGTCGCCTTGGCCATGTCCTGGACCGAGATCCATTCCAGCGGGCCATGAATGTTTTGCATCCCGGTGAACAGGTTCGGCGTCGGCACGCCCATTTCGGTCAGCCGCGACCCGTCGGTGCCGCCGCGAATGGGGACCGAGACGGGATCCAGCCCCAGCTTGCGGGCCGCATCGCGGGCCAGGTCCACCGGGGTCATGTCGTTTTCAAGCCAATACCGCATGTTGCGATATTGCGGCGTGATCTCGCAGGAAATCGTCGCGCGCGGTTCGGTGGCCTGAACGGCAGCGCAGATCTGGCGGAGCATCTCGCCCTTCGCGGCCAGGCCGTCGCGTTCGAAATCCCGCAGGATCAGCTTGATCCGCATTTCGTTCGCGCCGCCGGACATGTCGGTGGCATGGATGAAGCCGTCACGCCCATCGGTCAGTTCGGGACGCATGGTGGATTGGGGCAGGGCGGCGATGATTCTGGACGCCAGCTGGATCGCATCGACCAGCTTGCCCTTGGCAAAGCCCGGATGGATCGAGACGCCCTTGACCAGGACTTCGGCCCCATCGGCGGAAAAGCTTTCGTATTCGATCTCGCCCAGCTTGCCGCCGTCGAAGGTATAGGCGAAATCGGCTGCCAGATCGCGGGGCAGGTCGGGACCGACGCCGCGCCCGATCTCTTCGTCCGGGGTGAAGGCGATGCGCACCGGCCCATGGGGAATGTCGGGGTTTTCCAGCAAGTGACGCGCCGCCGTCATGATGATCGCGACGCCCGCCTTGTCGTCCGCGCCCAGCAGGGTCAGCCCGGAGGCGGTGATGATGTCGTGGCCCTGCTTCTGCGCCAGATAGGGGAAATCCTGCGGCGACAGCACCAGATCGGGGTCGTCGGGATAGGTGATGTCGCCGCCGTTATAACCACGCACCACGCGGGGCTTCACGCCGGTCGCATTGAACTGTGGGGCGGTGTCCACATGGGCCAGCAGCCCGATGGTCGGCGCCTCAATATTGCCGGGGATGGTTGCCAGCACCACGCCGTAACTGGTCAGGGACACATCCTCTGCGCCGATCTCGGTCAGCTCGGCTTCCAGCATCCGCAGCAGATCATACTGGATTTCGGTGCTGGGGGCGGTGGGGCTGTCGGCGTCGCTTTGGGTATCCACGGCCGCATAGCGGACAAGGCGGGTTTCAAGCTCTGTATCGAACGGGCTGGGCATGGGGCCTCCTGACAAGGGGGTGCGCCGGGGCGCTTGACGGAAACCTATGTGGAGCCGCGGTCCGAGGAAAGGGGGGCCGCGCGCCCCGGCGCAGGGCTCTGCGGGTTCGCCGGGCCTGAGGGGGCGGGACTGGGTTCAGGTGAAGGACCGGGCTCTGGGAAAGGACTGGGCTCGGGTGAACGATCAGGCTCTGGCCCGGCTGGCGTTGCGTTCCCGCCAAAG
The Pseudooceanicola algae genome window above contains:
- a CDS encoding DMT family transporter; translated protein: METPHRDNPLLGITLMSAFCVVAPCADAVVKILGAEMTSAMILLFRFALQALLLLPLAILLRKPWPARGRPMRLTLLRTVLHMGGVYFMIVSLRYLPLADAIAIAFVMPFLTLIAGRLFLNEEIGPRRIAAVAVGFAGTLLVIQPSFAAVGLPALLPLLVAVNFTAFSLVTRQVARATDPIAMQALSGIMATVILLPVLLIGSAFGVEELALDIPPGQLWGLVLLTGIFGSFGHLLMTWSLRYAPASTLAPMQYLELPVTALVGWLVFREFPNGLALVGIAIIIGAGLYIILRERAIARAGSATPLPHPPSPPPAL
- the pepT gene encoding peptidase T, with the protein product MPSPFDTELETRLVRYAAVDTQSDADSPTAPSTEIQYDLLRMLEAELTEIGAEDVSLTSYGVVLATIPGNIEAPTIGLLAHVDTAPQFNATGVKPRVVRGYNGGDITYPDDPDLVLSPQDFPYLAQKQGHDIITASGLTLLGADDKAGVAIIMTAARHLLENPDIPHGPVRIAFTPDEEIGRGVGPDLPRDLAADFAYTFDGGKLGEIEYESFSADGAEVLVKGVSIHPGFAKGKLVDAIQLASRIIAALPQSTMRPELTDGRDGFIHATDMSGGANEMRIKLILRDFERDGLAAKGEMLRQICAAVQATEPRATISCEITPQYRNMRYWLENDMTPVDLARDAARKLGLDPVSVPIRGGTDGSRLTEMGVPTPNLFTGMQNIHGPLEWISVQDMAKATDLCIELLQGAARA